GATGCCAGTGAATTTTTAAAGGATTCAAATCTTTTTGTAAATTTCTCGTCCATATTTTCTTATATCCTCCAATAATAACTGATTTCCACATTCATCAAGATTGACAAGGTCTATTGTGTATAAAGTGGGTAAATTATCAAGCTTTTCCCGTAGATTTTCTGTATCTGGAATACCGGATACGGCGATGTCAATATCACTTCGTTCTGTCGCAGTCCCTTTGGCACGGGAACCAAAAAGAATAACGGTAGAAGCAGAATATTTTTTTGACAGATTTATAATTTCTTCTAAAATACTATTGATTGTCATAAAAATACCTCTCTATTCAGATATCCTAATAAATTCATAAGCAATCCGCGGAGTCCCGTCACTGACGTAAATAATCCCACATTCTTCAAATCCATTCTGCTTAAAGCAAGCCTGCATTGGTTGATTATCCTTGTGGGTATCTACACGCAGATGTGAGATTTGTGTCTTGCAAAAATCAAAGCAAGCCCGTGCAATCCCTTTGGTTGTTCCGTCAGATGCAAGGCGGTGAACGGTTCCGTATGGAGCCTCGGAACGCCAGCTTCCATTTTCAATGAGTTGATAGTTCGGCTCGTCTCCGATGATAAGTGTAAAAGTGGCAACGACCTTATCATTTTCTACGCAGACATAACTGTTACCATTCTGGATATCCGGTTCGAGATCTTCGAGAGCCGGATAATTTGCATTCCATTGTGTCGGGTTTCCGGTTGCGTGCATGAACTGGCGGGCGGTGTCAAAAATATTTAAAATCGTGTCTACATCTTCTGGAAGTGTTTTTCTGATTAAC
The sequence above is drawn from the Coprococcus comes ATCC 27758 genome and encodes:
- a CDS encoding nucleotidyltransferase family protein, translating into MTINSILEEIINLSKKYSASTVILFGSRAKGTATERSDIDIAVSGIPDTENLREKLDNLPTLYTIDLVNLDECGNQLLLEDIRKYGREIYKKI
- a CDS encoding GNAT family N-acetyltransferase, yielding MLIRKTLPEDVDTILNIFDTARQFMHATGNPTQWNANYPALEDLEPDIQNGNSYVCVENDKVVATFTLIIGDEPNYQLIENGSWRSEAPYGTVHRLASDGTTKGIARACFDFCKTQISHLRVDTHKDNQPMQACFKQNGFEECGIIYVSDGTPRIAYEFIRISE